From Cataglyphis hispanica isolate Lineage 1 chromosome 19, ULB_Chis1_1.0, whole genome shotgun sequence, one genomic window encodes:
- the LOC126856782 gene encoding DAZ-associated protein 2-like, which translates to MTDKKAYPVAPHPPTGFVPAPTQPPTYGVAGAAPYGVFPNQPQLYATQGPPPPTYDQTLTHPMMYQPMYGQGYPLQYYPPGYPLQYYPPLAATTAYYPAMQPAPVRPTIMVPNGFDGTRFDGISQPVLPPPPPGVAANAAQLAAMAGHSVALSQKKGSFLGGGTEGGYTFW; encoded by the exons CGTATCCGGTGGCCCCTCACCCACCGACCGGCTTTGTCCCCGCGCCAACGCAACCCCCAACCTACGGTG TTGCAGGCGCCGCACCCTATGGAGTGTTTCCCAATCAACCTCAATTATATGCGACGCAAGGTCCACCGCCACCGACATATGACCAGACTCTTACGCATCCTATG atGTATCAACCAATGTATGGACAAGGATATCCTTTGCAATATTATCCACCGGGATACCCATTGCAATATTATCCGCCGTTGGCTGCGACCACAGCATATTATCCTGCTATGCAGCCCGCCCCTGTAAGGCCCACTATTATGGTACCT AACGGTTTCGATGGTACACGGTTCGATGGCATCTCGCAGCCGGTGTTGCCGCCACCACCACCCGGAGTGGCCGCGAACGCTGCACAATTGGCCGCGATGGCTGGTCATAGCGTAGCCCTATCGCAAAAGAAGGGTTCGTTCCTGGGAGGAGGAACGGAGGGCGGTTATACCTTTTGGTAA